One part of the Clostridium thermosuccinogenes genome encodes these proteins:
- a CDS encoding FliH/SctL family protein, with protein MYNRVFKNYQVNVGNPFQIKTADVLNTVRLLQPLDEKVENDPADGFVEGSDEVPHEDAEDLLAEAREEAEKIVNEARAEAEKILREAQEEIERIKIEAEEAARKKGYEDGINEGRQQYENLINEAEQIRDKAREDYDKAMAGIEEDAVELILAIAKKVICAEIKTDRGYIIGLLREAIEKCAHKEKIVLRVSDEDFDHVEAGREELMSMIEGLDELDIKKDLSLEEGSCVVETQYGSIDAGIHTKVAKIEEAFLQAVGK; from the coding sequence TTGTATAACAGGGTATTTAAGAACTATCAGGTTAATGTGGGGAATCCCTTTCAAATTAAAACCGCTGATGTGCTAAATACAGTCAGACTGCTTCAGCCTTTGGATGAAAAGGTTGAGAATGATCCTGCTGATGGGTTTGTTGAGGGATCGGATGAGGTTCCCCATGAAGATGCTGAGGATTTGCTGGCTGAAGCGAGGGAAGAAGCTGAAAAAATAGTTAATGAAGCTCGTGCTGAAGCTGAAAAGATACTCAGGGAAGCGCAGGAAGAGATAGAAAGAATAAAAATCGAGGCAGAAGAAGCAGCCAGAAAAAAAGGATATGAGGACGGAATAAATGAAGGCAGGCAGCAGTATGAGAACCTTATAAATGAAGCGGAGCAGATAAGGGATAAGGCCAGAGAGGATTATGACAAGGCCATGGCCGGAATTGAAGAAGATGCAGTGGAATTGATCCTTGCAATAGCCAAAAAGGTGATATGTGCTGAAATAAAAACCGACAGAGGATACATTATAGGACTGCTTAGAGAAGCCATAGAAAAGTGCGCCCACAAGGAAAAGATCGTTCTAAGGGTATCCGACGAAGATTTTGACCATGTGGAAGCCGGCAGAGAAGAACTCATGTCTATGATAGAGGGACTGGATGAGCTTGATATCAAGAAGGACTTGTCTCTAGAGGAAGGTAGCTGTGTTGTTGAAACCCAGTATGGAAGCATTGATGCCGGTATACACACAAAAGTGGCAAAAATTGAAGAAGCGTTCTTGCAAGCAGTAGGAAAATGA
- the fliI gene encoding flagellar protein export ATPase FliI, whose translation MGSFKLNIDLNKYKNILDSSDYIEYKGKVSKVVGLTIESNGPEVNIGELCKLNATRDNRTIDAEVVGFRENKVLLMPLGEMTGIGPGSDVIATGSQLKVGVGKNLVGRVLDGMGRPIDDKGDLEIDSFYPVDSRPPHPLQRKRITEPLPLGVKAVDGLLTVGKGQRIGIFAGSGVGKSTLLGMFARNTKADVNVIALIGERGREVREFIEKDLGEEGLARTVVVVATSDQPALIRLKGAMVATAVAEYFRDQGKDVLLMMDSLTRFSMAQREVGLAIGEPPVSRGYTPSVFSTLPKLLERSGNSQKGSITGLYTVLVDGDDLTEPVTDAARGILDGHIVLSRDLANKNQYPAIDVLASVSRVMSDIITPEHKKIANEIKKVMAVYKDAEDLINIGAYTKGSNEKIDYAIEVIDNIIGFLEQETHEKFTYDEVMDLMGKVLK comes from the coding sequence ATGGGAAGCTTTAAGCTGAATATTGATTTGAACAAGTACAAAAACATATTGGATAGCTCCGACTATATAGAATATAAAGGCAAGGTATCCAAAGTCGTGGGGCTTACCATTGAATCCAACGGACCGGAGGTAAATATCGGTGAGCTCTGCAAATTAAATGCCACCAGGGACAATAGGACCATCGATGCGGAAGTGGTTGGTTTCAGAGAGAACAAGGTGCTGTTAATGCCTTTGGGAGAAATGACCGGGATAGGTCCTGGAAGCGATGTTATCGCCACCGGCAGTCAGCTCAAGGTTGGAGTGGGAAAGAATCTTGTCGGAAGAGTGCTGGATGGTATGGGTAGACCTATCGATGACAAAGGAGACTTGGAAATAGACAGCTTCTATCCGGTAGACAGCAGACCTCCCCATCCGCTGCAAAGAAAGCGAATAACAGAACCTCTGCCTTTGGGAGTGAAGGCTGTGGACGGTTTGCTGACTGTGGGAAAAGGACAGAGAATTGGTATTTTTGCAGGAAGCGGCGTTGGAAAGAGTACGCTTCTGGGTATGTTTGCAAGGAATACTAAAGCCGATGTGAATGTCATCGCCCTCATAGGAGAGCGTGGAAGAGAAGTAAGGGAATTTATTGAAAAAGACCTGGGAGAAGAGGGTTTGGCGAGAACGGTAGTGGTTGTCGCCACATCGGATCAACCGGCGCTGATAAGACTTAAGGGTGCCATGGTGGCTACAGCAGTGGCGGAATATTTCAGGGACCAGGGAAAAGATGTATTGCTCATGATGGATTCCCTAACCCGTTTTTCCATGGCTCAAAGAGAGGTTGGCCTGGCTATAGGTGAACCACCGGTTTCAAGGGGGTATACTCCATCTGTTTTCTCTACACTGCCAAAGCTGCTGGAAAGGTCCGGAAACTCCCAGAAGGGATCGATAACCGGACTGTACACGGTGCTTGTGGATGGTGATGATCTCACGGAGCCTGTTACCGACGCTGCAAGGGGAATTTTGGATGGGCATATAGTACTTTCGAGGGATCTTGCCAATAAGAACCAATACCCGGCAATCGATGTGTTAGCCAGTGTAAGTAGGGTTATGTCTGATATAATCACTCCCGAGCATAAAAAGATTGCCAACGAAATCAAAAAGGTGATGGCAGTTTATAAAGATGCGGAGGACTTGATAAACATCGGAGCTTACACAAAGGGAAGCAATGAGAAGATCGATTATGCCATAGAAGTGATAGACAATATAATCGGCTTTTTGGAGCAGGAAACCCATGAGAAATTCACTTATGACGAAGTCATGGATTTGATGGGCAAGGTATTGAAGTAG
- the fliJ gene encoding flagellar export protein FliJ — translation MAKFVYKFETILNLKVQMEDSLKNELGKAYKKLEHEKNKLLALENERKDLISDFNQKSSTGVSAGKLREYGSYIALVKDRIVYQKDNVNYSQSVVDKCKERLIKAVQEKEMFEKLKDKQYKGYVKEQFKKDQKLVDEIVSYKQNKLLAGDKNG, via the coding sequence ATGGCGAAGTTTGTATACAAGTTTGAGACAATTTTAAACTTGAAGGTGCAAATGGAAGACAGCCTTAAAAATGAACTGGGAAAGGCCTACAAAAAACTGGAGCATGAGAAGAACAAGCTCTTGGCTCTGGAAAATGAAAGGAAGGACCTTATCTCAGATTTCAATCAAAAATCTTCCACAGGAGTCTCTGCAGGAAAGCTTAGGGAATACGGTTCCTATATTGCACTGGTAAAGGATAGAATTGTGTATCAGAAGGATAATGTAAATTATAGCCAGTCAGTTGTCGATAAATGTAAGGAAAGGCTTATTAAGGCAGTTCAGGAAAAAGAAATGTTTGAAAAGCTTAAGGACAAGCAATACAAGGGATATGTTAAAGAGCAGTTTAAGAAGGACCAAAAGCTTGTTGACGAGATTGTAAGCTATAAACAGAATAAATTACTCGCAGGGGATAAAAATGGCTAA
- a CDS encoding DUF615 domain-containing protein produces the protein MAKIIKNTMEKNAQSANQKDVKSAKKEKLNGILFGLAAFLVATAIMLAIFGGAFYFVIHNNINGLGEKYRDQIMDIPLLNLALPEPPDPEDPKYLTEGQLVNKYNEIRKERDNLKTQIEETEKKVSELTAELSKYKDTAKKLEEENENIKKDMEARRLVLDEREKKLEEDKKKFDELVANQDTKGFKEFFENMDKETATKIYSEVVKQEAADAEAKKFAQLYEKMDAEAVAAILEQLGDSKMDLTVNILKNMKKENYAAVVEAMKPEFAAKVTDEMSKLYLKQQNDGQ, from the coding sequence ATGGCTAAGATAATCAAAAATACAATGGAAAAAAATGCACAGAGTGCAAACCAAAAGGATGTCAAGAGCGCAAAAAAAGAAAAACTGAATGGGATATTGTTTGGCCTGGCCGCTTTTCTGGTGGCTACGGCAATTATGCTGGCTATTTTTGGGGGAGCCTTTTACTTTGTCATACATAACAATATAAATGGTTTGGGTGAAAAGTACAGGGATCAAATCATGGATATACCCCTACTGAACCTGGCACTTCCTGAGCCCCCTGACCCGGAAGATCCTAAATATCTTACAGAAGGCCAGTTGGTGAATAAGTATAATGAGATAAGAAAAGAAAGGGATAATCTGAAAACACAGATTGAGGAAACAGAGAAAAAGGTTTCTGAACTGACTGCGGAGCTGAGCAAATATAAGGATACGGCAAAGAAGCTGGAAGAAGAAAATGAGAATATAAAAAAGGATATGGAAGCCAGGAGGCTTGTCCTGGATGAGAGGGAAAAAAAGCTGGAAGAGGACAAGAAAAAGTTTGATGAACTGGTTGCAAATCAGGATACCAAAGGCTTCAAAGAATTTTTTGAAAATATGGATAAAGAAACAGCAACGAAGATTTATTCGGAAGTGGTTAAGCAGGAAGCTGCTGATGCTGAAGCAAAAAAGTTTGCTCAGCTGTACGAGAAAATGGATGCTGAAGCTGTAGCTGCGATATTGGAGCAATTAGGAGACAGCAAAATGGATCTGACGGTTAACATACTGAAAAACATGAAAAAAGAGAATTATGCAGCGGTTGTAGAAGCTATGAAACCTGAGTTTGCTGCAAAGGTGACCGATGAGATGTCAAAGTTATACCTGAAACAGCAAAACGACGGACAGTAG
- a CDS encoding flagellar hook-length control protein FliK yields MINQFYAMIRTAEPSVPASSGNKASRTTADEGSRFKDIMDSKLNRSSRVKSSADQFKRNPVEKAEDGAVNSDMVGRQKVESYRAHQNAKAVRNTGNTEKKEPVYEKPESMDEKKDLVKKSSNAAAFVEGLAQILGMNPQDLVMLLESAGIELSDMADDQKVGEIASKLAEFMQLSESQADALTDILNSMKNLTVSSEEDAQVFFENNKGDVNRNWVNVDHERLTVVNRERVSDISEIMAEFKSKLAEMGTENSGVAADTDEELNLSSPLKENVNSEDKAITTEYMAPDSTDEGLEAFDGDSLQQGSLNTDTKSKDPLQNVLGKAVSEDNQQETDSIADAGNIAAGSFAIGTSEKAGFEAVNRMAAENAPVSAREILNQIVEKAEAVITGDKSEMVMDLKPDHLGKLSLKLVTENGIVMANFVADSQQVKEVLEANMQLLKSALEKQGFIVQGFNVSVGSDSQKGLEKRSFAGERTTVHSVRNRTYSGLTAGNGLVMTNIPENLNPYMRSDSSIDLTA; encoded by the coding sequence ATGATAAATCAGTTTTATGCAATGATCCGGACAGCAGAGCCTTCCGTACCTGCTTCTTCAGGCAATAAGGCCAGTAGAACCACAGCGGATGAAGGAAGCCGGTTCAAGGATATTATGGATTCTAAACTAAACCGCAGCTCCAGAGTAAAATCCAGCGCAGACCAATTCAAAAGAAACCCGGTGGAAAAAGCGGAAGATGGTGCTGTTAATTCCGACATGGTCGGAAGACAGAAGGTTGAGAGCTATAGAGCACATCAAAACGCAAAAGCAGTAAGGAATACCGGCAATACGGAGAAAAAAGAGCCGGTTTATGAAAAGCCGGAGAGCATGGACGAAAAAAAGGATTTAGTAAAGAAATCGTCTAATGCTGCAGCTTTTGTAGAAGGTTTGGCACAAATCCTGGGTATGAACCCGCAGGATCTGGTTATGCTGCTGGAAAGTGCAGGAATAGAATTGTCGGATATGGCTGATGACCAAAAGGTGGGAGAGATAGCATCGAAGCTTGCGGAGTTCATGCAATTAAGTGAGTCCCAGGCAGATGCTCTCACCGATATCCTGAATTCAATGAAGAACCTAACCGTAAGTTCAGAGGAAGATGCCCAAGTCTTTTTTGAGAACAACAAAGGGGATGTCAACAGAAATTGGGTTAATGTTGACCATGAGAGGCTTACGGTGGTCAATAGGGAGAGAGTTTCCGACATATCCGAAATCATGGCTGAGTTTAAGTCAAAGCTTGCAGAGATGGGCACAGAAAACAGCGGAGTAGCTGCAGACACTGACGAAGAGTTGAATTTATCCAGTCCCTTAAAGGAAAATGTGAATTCAGAGGACAAAGCCATTACTACAGAGTACATGGCACCGGATTCTACAGATGAAGGATTGGAAGCTTTTGATGGTGATTCCCTGCAACAAGGTAGCTTGAATACCGATACCAAAAGCAAAGATCCATTGCAGAATGTCTTAGGAAAAGCCGTGTCAGAAGATAATCAGCAGGAAACAGACAGCATTGCGGATGCAGGTAATATTGCTGCTGGCAGCTTTGCAATAGGCACGTCAGAAAAGGCAGGATTTGAGGCCGTTAACAGGATGGCTGCTGAAAATGCACCGGTTTCTGCAAGGGAGATTTTAAATCAGATCGTTGAGAAAGCTGAAGCCGTGATAACCGGTGACAAGTCGGAGATGGTCATGGATTTAAAGCCTGATCATTTGGGCAAGCTTTCGTTGAAGCTTGTTACTGAGAATGGCATAGTAATGGCGAATTTTGTTGCAGACAGCCAACAGGTTAAAGAAGTGCTGGAAGCCAACATGCAGCTTCTGAAAAGTGCTCTGGAAAAGCAAGGCTTTATAGTACAGGGTTTCAATGTATCTGTCGGAAGTGATTCTCAAAAAGGATTGGAGAAAAGAAGCTTTGCCGGTGAAAGGACAACTGTGCATAGTGTCAGAAACAGAACTTATTCCGGCTTGACAGCAGGTAACGGATTAGTCATGACGAATATTCCGGAGAATTTGAATCCTTATATGAGAAGCGACAGCAGCATAGATCTTACGGCATGA
- a CDS encoding flagellar hook capping FlgD N-terminal domain-containing protein, translated as MATNPVDNQRTIQQIIDGYSETTGKRDVSGNLGKDDFLNLLVTQLRYQDPLNPVDDKQFIAQMAQFSSLEQMQNMSSTLTKSQAFSLIGKYITANVTDSETKEVKVAEGLVSSVKINSGKTYVVVNGQDIEVDKITDVMDEKVVNSSNLAAYTGLIGFDAEGIIYDPNTAEYVSVKGYIKSIQMGLYENYAVMDGVEAEISSIVTANGDISSNPDNIRDYLNDRLPPQDNRVTVIVTDTESGKKVPVSAKLRSFTETNGKFKVVLDEVLAPVDGITKVMKPSQETTSEGASEEEGVESI; from the coding sequence ATGGCAACTAATCCGGTGGATAACCAAAGAACAATTCAACAGATTATAGACGGCTATTCAGAAACCACAGGTAAAAGAGATGTTTCCGGCAATTTGGGAAAGGACGATTTTCTAAATCTTCTGGTGACACAGCTCAGGTACCAGGATCCTTTAAATCCGGTGGATGATAAGCAATTCATTGCCCAGATGGCACAGTTCAGTTCCCTGGAGCAAATGCAGAATATGAGCAGCACGCTTACGAAGTCCCAGGCCTTTTCCCTTATAGGCAAATACATAACCGCCAATGTGACGGATTCGGAAACAAAGGAGGTTAAGGTTGCCGAAGGCCTTGTCTCCAGTGTAAAAATCAACAGCGGCAAAACTTATGTAGTGGTGAACGGACAGGATATAGAGGTGGATAAGATCACTGATGTGATGGACGAAAAGGTGGTAAACTCCTCCAACCTTGCAGCATATACAGGTCTTATAGGATTTGATGCCGAAGGTATCATATATGACCCTAACACTGCTGAATATGTCAGTGTCAAAGGATACATCAAATCAATACAGATGGGCTTGTATGAGAATTATGCAGTGATGGACGGTGTGGAAGCCGAAATCTCCAGCATCGTGACGGCAAACGGAGATATATCTTCCAATCCGGATAACATCAGGGATTATCTCAATGATCGCCTGCCGCCGCAGGATAACCGTGTCACCGTAATCGTAACAGACACCGAAAGCGGCAAAAAGGTGCCGGTGAGTGCAAAACTCAGAAGCTTCACTGAAACCAATGGTAAATTCAAGGTTGTACTGGATGAGGTTCTAGCTCCTGTTGACGGAATAACAAAGGTAATGAAACCCAGTCAAGAGACAACAAGTGAGGGTGCTTCAGAGGAAGAAGGCGTGGAATCAATATGA
- a CDS encoding TIGR02530 family flagellar biosynthesis protein: MAANYNYLNNIGRISNNSHSIPTVKRSGQGRSEFGNILQDKLNECNGIKFSKHAEMRLQMRNIQLTQLQKEKISKAIDRAEDKGVKDSLVLMDNLAFVVNVKNRTVITAVNSSELKDNVFTNIDGAVFA; the protein is encoded by the coding sequence GTGGCAGCAAACTACAATTACTTAAATAATATCGGGAGAATATCCAACAACAGCCACAGCATTCCAACTGTAAAAAGATCCGGACAGGGCAGGAGTGAATTCGGTAATATTCTGCAGGACAAGTTAAATGAGTGTAATGGCATCAAGTTTTCCAAGCATGCAGAAATGAGGCTTCAAATGCGGAATATTCAGCTAACTCAGCTCCAAAAGGAAAAGATAAGCAAAGCTATTGACAGGGCTGAAGACAAAGGAGTAAAGGATTCACTGGTGCTCATGGACAATCTGGCCTTTGTTGTAAACGTGAAAAACCGTACGGTAATAACGGCTGTTAACAGCAGTGAGCTGAAGGATAATGTATTCACCAACATAGACGGAGCAGTATTTGCATAA
- a CDS encoding flagellar hook protein FlgE, whose translation MMRSMFSGVSGLRAHQTRMDVIGNNIANVNTVAFKSGRVTFQEIFSETLRGASAPNLETGRGGTNPMQIGLGLGVNAIDTIMTRGSTQRTDNPTDLAIEGEGFFIVRGGRGDSYKFTRAGNFILDKLGNLTTGGGLNVLGWEPELNPVTGEYEFNSESELVELNLLNKQLIEPKATTKAVMKGNLDAGYAAGDTFSAPITVYDKQGNAYEVKAIFTREATTATGSPWNVTFTYGGTAATGSLQLVFGKDGRLISTTNNVNVTIDLPDDAGVDDPTFNVDFSSLTMYASDCSVKTKSVDGYKAGTLSTFSIGADGVITGIYSNGEQQPLGMIALATFDNPAGLQKLGENLFLPTTNSGDFAKGVKPGVDGAGMLSPGTLEMSNVDLSREFTEMIVTQRGFQANSRIISTSDEMLQELVNIKR comes from the coding sequence ATGATGAGATCGATGTTCTCTGGTGTTTCAGGTCTTAGGGCCCACCAGACAAGGATGGATGTCATAGGTAATAATATCGCCAATGTAAACACTGTAGCTTTTAAATCAGGAAGGGTTACCTTCCAGGAAATATTCAGTGAAACATTGAGGGGTGCCAGCGCACCGAACCTGGAAACAGGAAGAGGTGGTACAAATCCAATGCAGATAGGCCTTGGATTGGGCGTTAATGCTATAGATACAATAATGACAAGGGGCAGCACGCAAAGGACGGACAACCCCACGGACTTGGCGATTGAAGGAGAAGGTTTCTTTATAGTACGTGGAGGAAGAGGAGATTCGTACAAATTTACCCGTGCAGGAAATTTCATACTGGACAAGCTGGGCAATTTGACAACCGGAGGTGGGTTGAACGTTTTGGGATGGGAGCCGGAACTAAATCCTGTTACCGGAGAATATGAATTCAACTCCGAATCAGAGCTGGTGGAACTGAATCTGCTGAATAAGCAGCTGATTGAGCCAAAGGCAACTACTAAAGCAGTTATGAAGGGAAATCTTGATGCAGGCTATGCTGCAGGGGATACCTTTTCAGCTCCCATAACAGTGTATGACAAGCAGGGTAATGCCTATGAGGTAAAGGCTATATTTACCAGGGAAGCCACTACTGCCACCGGAAGCCCATGGAATGTAACTTTCACTTATGGCGGAACTGCTGCAACCGGTAGCTTGCAGCTTGTTTTCGGCAAGGATGGAAGGCTGATATCAACCACAAATAATGTGAATGTTACAATAGATCTTCCTGATGATGCAGGGGTTGATGACCCTACATTTAATGTGGATTTTTCAAGCTTAACCATGTACGCTTCGGATTGTTCGGTGAAGACTAAGAGCGTTGACGGATACAAAGCAGGTACATTATCCACTTTCAGCATAGGTGCGGATGGAGTTATAACGGGAATATACAGCAATGGCGAGCAGCAGCCGCTGGGAATGATTGCACTGGCTACCTTTGATAATCCTGCCGGACTTCAGAAGCTGGGAGAAAACCTGTTCCTGCCCACAACGAACTCCGGAGATTTTGCAAAAGGAGTGAAGCCCGGTGTTGACGGTGCTGGTATGTTGAGTCCGGGTACTCTGGAAATGTCGAATGTTGATCTTTCCAGGGAGTTTACTGAGATGATAGTAACCCAAAGGGGTTTTCAAGCAAACAGCAGGATAATATCCACATCCGATGAAATGCTTCAAGAGCTGGTAAATATAAAGAGATAG
- a CDS encoding flagellar basal body-associated FliL family protein yields MEARGKVFTIILLVIIAILALSLVGLVGYILVTNNSNSNGADSVSMAGTIAIPSDDELSSKMLYGEPVLLNLKSENNKSSTPPVIKLNIELLYFKKVKGVDVENKLTIYDKRIKELVNTYFQNMTLEEAKDPETKKKARNDLIESINKMLIENEGTKRPIIYNIVFDEWFYT; encoded by the coding sequence TTGGAAGCTAGAGGAAAGGTCTTTACTATCATACTTTTAGTCATTATCGCAATTCTTGCATTAAGCCTTGTAGGGCTTGTCGGTTATATACTAGTGACAAACAACTCCAATTCGAATGGAGCAGATTCCGTTTCTATGGCAGGAACCATTGCAATCCCCTCGGATGATGAATTATCTTCCAAAATGTTATATGGGGAACCTGTTCTGCTCAACCTGAAAAGTGAAAATAATAAATCTTCAACTCCACCGGTTATAAAGCTTAACATAGAGTTGTTGTATTTCAAAAAAGTTAAGGGTGTGGACGTTGAAAATAAATTAACCATATATGATAAACGGATAAAAGAGCTTGTCAACACATATTTCCAGAACATGACACTGGAGGAAGCCAAAGATCCTGAAACTAAGAAAAAAGCCAGAAATGATCTTATAGAGAGCATAAACAAAATGCTGATAGAAAATGAAGGTACAAAAAGGCCAATTATCTATAATATTGTTTTTGATGAGTGGTTCTACACATAA
- the fliM gene encoding flagellar motor switch protein FliM encodes MGDILSQSEIDELLKALNTGEIDVQQMQDKDQQKKIKVYDFSRANKFAKDHIKTLHIINDTYARLITNFLSGYLRNLVQVDVLEVQPMSYYDFSNSIANPAILAIIDFNPLAGSIIFEMDPNISFALVDRILGGKGSSLEKVRGFTEIELAIIERIIIQMLNLMREPWENVLELRPRLEKIETNAQFAQIISPNETVALITLRTKVGEEDGFINICIPYIVVEPIVSKLSTRYWFSNIEKTSTKETKEDIENKIQNVKVPVRAVLGSTSLSLGDIIELQAGDVIPLETSVNGELKVMVGDLEKFKAIPGVRKNKVAIKITSIVETEVE; translated from the coding sequence GTGGGAGATATCTTGTCACAGAGTGAAATAGATGAACTGTTGAAAGCACTAAACACAGGTGAGATCGACGTTCAGCAGATGCAAGACAAGGACCAGCAAAAAAAGATAAAAGTTTATGATTTCAGCAGGGCCAACAAGTTTGCCAAGGACCACATCAAAACACTGCATATAATTAATGATACATATGCCAGGCTTATTACAAACTTCCTGTCAGGATATCTTAGAAATCTTGTTCAGGTGGATGTGCTTGAAGTACAGCCCATGTCATATTACGACTTCAGCAACTCCATAGCAAACCCTGCAATTCTGGCAATTATAGACTTTAATCCGCTGGCAGGATCTATTATTTTTGAGATGGACCCCAATATATCCTTTGCCCTTGTGGACAGGATTCTCGGTGGTAAAGGTTCATCGTTGGAAAAGGTAAGAGGGTTTACTGAAATTGAGCTGGCCATAATCGAGAGAATCATAATACAGATGTTGAATTTAATGAGAGAACCATGGGAAAATGTTCTGGAACTAAGGCCAAGACTTGAAAAAATTGAAACAAACGCACAGTTTGCCCAGATCATTTCCCCCAATGAAACAGTGGCCCTTATTACCCTGAGGACAAAAGTCGGCGAGGAAGATGGATTTATTAACATATGCATCCCCTACATAGTGGTGGAGCCTATAGTATCAAAACTAAGCACCCGTTACTGGTTTTCAAATATTGAAAAGACATCTACCAAGGAAACAAAAGAGGATATTGAGAATAAGATTCAAAACGTAAAGGTTCCTGTAAGAGCGGTGCTGGGAAGTACATCCCTTTCTCTGGGTGACATCATTGAACTTCAGGCCGGAGATGTAATTCCTTTGGAAACGAGTGTAAATGGGGAATTGAAAGTTATGGTTGGCGATCTGGAGAAATTTAAAGCAATACCTGGTGTCAGGAAGAATAAGGTTGCCATCAAAATAACTAGTATTGTAGAGACGGAGGTTGAATAA
- the fliY gene encoding flagellar motor switch phosphatase FliY: MSDMLTQAEIDALLNGSSLASSDSGGDKSAKADVLSPQEIDALGEIGNISMGTSATTLFTLLGHKVLITTPEVKVTNWTEMAQEYAKGYVAVKVEYTHGMTGTNLLILKEDDVKIITDIMMGGEGKKSDEELNDLHLSAISEAMNQMIGSAATSMSSMFNKRIDISPPSAFKMDFNKVHPSGDINESDELVKVSFKMVVGDLIDSRIMQIIPVSFAKTLVSNLLSASDESEVKNNPGNNAASPQAKIQPDMSSATPMQTAPQTPMQAAPQQMNMNMQGSSQSYGAGMQYNQDFAFNQRNGYMQNDQGGVYREPQANRAPVNVQPAQFQSFDESPIPVDKKNIGLIMDVPLEVTVELGRTNKLIKEILEFSTGTVIELDKIAGEPVDILVNGKPIAKGEVVVIDESFGVRVTDILHPSKRL; encoded by the coding sequence ATGAGCGATATGTTAACTCAAGCAGAGATAGATGCTTTGCTAAATGGCAGTTCACTAGCATCATCCGATAGCGGTGGAGATAAAAGCGCAAAGGCCGACGTATTGTCACCACAGGAAATAGATGCTCTTGGCGAGATTGGAAATATCAGTATGGGAACTTCGGCCACTACTCTGTTTACTTTGCTAGGTCATAAGGTTTTGATTACAACGCCGGAGGTCAAAGTTACCAACTGGACCGAAATGGCTCAGGAATATGCTAAAGGTTATGTAGCGGTAAAGGTAGAATATACTCATGGCATGACCGGAACCAACTTGCTTATATTAAAAGAAGATGACGTAAAGATTATTACTGACATAATGATGGGTGGTGAGGGCAAAAAGTCGGACGAAGAACTGAATGACCTGCATCTTAGTGCCATCAGCGAAGCAATGAATCAAATGATAGGTTCGGCCGCTACATCCATGTCCTCCATGTTCAACAAGAGAATTGACATATCACCTCCCAGCGCATTTAAAATGGATTTTAATAAAGTTCATCCTTCCGGTGATATAAATGAATCGGACGAACTGGTGAAGGTTTCATTTAAAATGGTGGTTGGTGATTTGATAGACAGCAGGATAATGCAGATCATCCCTGTCAGTTTCGCCAAAACTCTTGTAAGTAACTTGTTAAGTGCTTCTGATGAAAGCGAGGTCAAGAATAATCCTGGCAATAATGCGGCATCGCCACAGGCAAAGATTCAGCCTGACATGAGCAGCGCGACTCCGATGCAAACTGCTCCACAGACTCCGATGCAGGCTGCTCCACAGCAGATGAATATGAATATGCAGGGAAGCAGTCAATCCTATGGCGCCGGCATGCAATATAACCAGGACTTTGCTTTCAATCAAAGAAATGGATATATGCAGAACGACCAGGGGGGGGTGTATCGTGAACCTCAAGCAAACAGAGCACCGGTTAATGTTCAACCGGCACAGTTCCAGAGCTTTGATGAAAGTCCTATCCCTGTAGATAAGAAAAACATCGGATTGATAATGGATGTTCCACTTGAGGTTACCGTTGAGCTGGGAAGGACAAATAAGCTTATAAAGGAAATCCTGGAATTTAGCACCGGTACAGTGATTGAACTGGATAAGATCGCAGGAGAACCTGTAGATATTTTAGTAAATGGAAAGCCTATTGCAAAGGGCGAAGTAGTTGTAATAGATGAAAGCTTTGGTGTAAGAGTGACAGACATATTACATCCTTCCAAAAGGCTGTAA